One Gadus morhua chromosome 1, gadMor3.0, whole genome shotgun sequence DNA segment encodes these proteins:
- the mbd4 gene encoding methyl-CpG-binding domain protein 4: MDHPMATCNSQLDSDTNREIINIQTDKDESSSHTLRMPTGWTRLVKQRKAGKTAGKMDVYITSSQGKTFRSKASLQAFLLKDGEGGLHADLFDFSTSQDGVRHTSLAVPVDKRQRRGKLATGAKKLEIKSESLTELSDLLPSKMDRKKSSPTRTEHQKAFASKQTLDVSPIIKEQIVEKAEKVDIGTVKNMQVFSRGGRCDTMNAGECLTQSVSLTSLGDSQPESNLRGRLREKLFKPSAALTSQANTWQRPENTQPGPPPLAIIVTVDAAGQRVSEAEAEQGRYEEKIPVEEELKTLSEFQCANRENENVKEEGSLSPDTPDECCSPARERQKSTTLGDKRKTSPYFSGKSRRDVLSPPRRKAFKKWTPPRSPFYLVQETLFHNPWKLLVATIFLNKTSGKVAIPVLWQFFEHYPSAEITKDANWKSISELLKPLGLYEIRAKIIIRFSEEYLSKQWRYPIELHGIGKYGNDSYRIFCVEEWRKVTPQDHKLNRYHAWLVENHKELGI; the protein is encoded by the exons ATGGATCATCCAATGGCTACATGCAATAGTCAGTTGGACAGTGACACAAATAGAGAAATTATAAATATTCAGACAGACAAGGATGAATCATCATCACATACTTTGAGAATGCCTACTGGCTGGACAAGATTAGTGAAACAACGGAAAGCAGGCAAGACAGCAGGCAAAATGGACGTCTACATTACAAG TTCCCAAGGGAAGACATTCCGGTCCAAAGCATCTTTGCAAGCTTTCCTTCTgaaagatggagaaggaggttTACATGCAGACCTCTTTGATTTTAGCACCTCTCAGGATGGGGTGAGACACACATCTCTGGCTGTTCCCGTGGATAAGAGGCAGAGAAGAGGAAAGCTGGCAACAGGTGCCAAAAAGCTGGAAATTAAATCAGAAAGTTTGACTGAATTGTCAGATCTGCTTCCAAGTAAAATGGACAGAAAGAAATCGTCCCCGACCAGAACTGAACATCAAAAAGCCTTTGCATCCAAGCAGACTTTGGACGTCTCGCCTATAATCAAAGAGCAGATCGTAGAAAAGGCAGAGAAAGTTGACATTGGTACTGTGAAAAACATGCAGGTATTTTCAAGGGGAGGGCGGTGTGATACTATGAACGCCGGGGAATGTTTAACGCAGTCTGTGTCTTTAACATCGTTGGGGGATTCTCAACCGGAAAGTAACCTAAGGGGTCGGCTGAGGGAGAAGCTCTTCAAACCGTCTGCTGCTCTGACAAGCCAAGCAAACACCTGGCAGAGGCCGGAGAATACACAGCCAGGCCCCCCGCCTCTGGCTATCATTGTGACTGTTGATGCGGCCGGCCAGAGAGTGAGTGAAGCTGAGGCCGAGCAAGGAAGGTATGAGGAAAAGATTCCAGTTGAAGAAGAGCTGAAAACTCTTTCTGAGTTCCAATGTGCTAATAGGGAGAATGAGAATGTCAAGGAGGAAGGGTCCTTGTCACCTGACACGCCTGATGAATGCTGTTCACCAGCAAGAGAACGCCAGA AGTCCACAACCTTGGGTGACAAACGAAAGACCAGCCCCTATTTCAGCGGTAAATCACGAAGAGACG TTCTCAGCCCACCAAGGAGAAAAGCTTTCAAGAAGTGGACCCCCCCACGCTCCCCATTTTACCTGGTGCAGGAAACCCTTTTTCACAACCCCTGGAAGCTGCTCGTGGCCACCATATTTTTAAACAAGACCAGTG GAAAAGTGGCCATTCCGGTTCTTTGGCAGTTCTTTGAGCATTACCCATCTGCTGAAATAACTAAAGATGCAAATTGGAAGTCTATTTCTGAACTTCTGAAGCCACTTGGATTGTATGAGATCAGAGCCAAAATAATAATTCGCTTTTCAG AGGAATATCTCAGTAAACAGTGGCGCTATCCAATTGAACTACATGGCATAGGAAAATACGGCAACGATTCCTACAGGATCTTCTGTGTGGAAGAATGGAGAAAG GTCACCCCTCAAGATCACAAGCTGAATAGATACCATGCCTGGCTGGTTGAAAACCACAAGGAGCTGGGCATATGA
- the LOC115541681 gene encoding uncharacterized protein LOC115541681 isoform X2, whose protein sequence is MYDDVGFKNENRERELERLLEMERMKLYRLRDTAGFNFTMKLRIRLASTPVIIPHSSPPSRQSRCLMVTSLALPKISHVTQSWKDFQSLHRLNPLHPPLVPKRTVCLETLAVHHHNQQRSLCMQRKEHYTYHQGWRRPFYGTSSEREDYRKEIREQLKKQIEEKGVRSRLQLASKVMEADYMRDEERRAVTRDREECIKHNRAMTLYRDENKKLMEQTWRDRALTRSLGALEERELLRLNPINWSGTLK, encoded by the exons ATGTATGACGATGTAGGGTTCAAAAacgagaatagagagagagagttggaacgCCTGCTAGAAATGGAAAGAATGAAACTTTACCGACTGAGGGACACAGCCGGCTTCAACTTCACCATGAAACTAC GCATTCGCTTGGCCTCCACTCCGGTGATTATTCCTCACAGCTCACCTCCCTCTCGCCAGAGTCGTTGCCTGATGGTCACGTCTTTGGCGTTGCCAAAGATCTCACATGTGACCCAGTCCTGGAAAGACTTTCAG AGCCTTCACAGGCTGAACCCTCTGCATCCCCCGCTGGTCCCTAAACGCACCGTATGCCTGGAGACGTTGGCTGTCCACCACCACAATCAGCAGAGGTCCCTCTGCATGCAGAGGAAGGAACACTACAC GTATCATCAAGGGTGGCGGAGACCTTTCTATGGCACcagcagtgagagagaggattaTCG GAAAGAGATACGAGAGCAGCTGAAAAAGCAGatagaggagaaaggggttCGGTCGAGGCTGCAGCTGGCCAGTAAAGTGATGGAGGCTGACTACATGCGCGATGAGGAGCGCCGCGCTGtgaccagagacagagaggagtgcATCAAACACAACAGAGCGATGACGCTTTACCGAGATGAGAATAAGAAG ctaatGGAGCagacatggagagacagagcACTAACCCGATCCCTCGGGGCTCTGGAGGAGAGGGAACTACTGCGCTTAAACCCCATTAACTGGAGTGGAACACTGAAATAG
- the LOC115541681 gene encoding uncharacterized protein LOC115541681 isoform X1 encodes MYDDVGFKNENRERELERLLEMERMKLYRLRDTAGFNFTMKLPGIRLASTPVIIPHSSPPSRQSRCLMVTSLALPKISHVTQSWKDFQSLHRLNPLHPPLVPKRTVCLETLAVHHHNQQRSLCMQRKEHYTYHQGWRRPFYGTSSEREDYRKEIREQLKKQIEEKGVRSRLQLASKVMEADYMRDEERRAVTRDREECIKHNRAMTLYRDENKKLMEQTWRDRALTRSLGALEERELLRLNPINWSGTLK; translated from the exons ATGTATGACGATGTAGGGTTCAAAAacgagaatagagagagagagttggaacgCCTGCTAGAAATGGAAAGAATGAAACTTTACCGACTGAGGGACACAGCCGGCTTCAACTTCACCATGAAACTAC CAGGCATTCGCTTGGCCTCCACTCCGGTGATTATTCCTCACAGCTCACCTCCCTCTCGCCAGAGTCGTTGCCTGATGGTCACGTCTTTGGCGTTGCCAAAGATCTCACATGTGACCCAGTCCTGGAAAGACTTTCAG AGCCTTCACAGGCTGAACCCTCTGCATCCCCCGCTGGTCCCTAAACGCACCGTATGCCTGGAGACGTTGGCTGTCCACCACCACAATCAGCAGAGGTCCCTCTGCATGCAGAGGAAGGAACACTACAC GTATCATCAAGGGTGGCGGAGACCTTTCTATGGCACcagcagtgagagagaggattaTCG GAAAGAGATACGAGAGCAGCTGAAAAAGCAGatagaggagaaaggggttCGGTCGAGGCTGCAGCTGGCCAGTAAAGTGATGGAGGCTGACTACATGCGCGATGAGGAGCGCCGCGCTGtgaccagagacagagaggagtgcATCAAACACAACAGAGCGATGACGCTTTACCGAGATGAGAATAAGAAG ctaatGGAGCagacatggagagacagagcACTAACCCGATCCCTCGGGGCTCTGGAGGAGAGGGAACTACTGCGCTTAAACCCCATTAACTGGAGTGGAACACTGAAATAG
- the creld1b gene encoding cysteine-rich with EGF-like domain protein 1 → MWCDWSSLPLLVLVWELSVVRVETAPCQTCHKLTDSFIKGLEVTSSKNFGGGNTAWEEEKLAKYARSETRLLEIVESACEKTDFECNQLLEQIEDQVETWWFHRQQEAPDLFDWLCIEELRLCCPPGRYGPQCKECLSGPGGVCGGLGRCEGEGTRLGDGGCVCDPGYSGQLCQNCGDGYYREKSSNHSTAACAACYHSCNKCLGPQDYKCLNCKPGWILHDNKCIDTDECGTELARCPTNTYCHNTDGSYECRGCDQACVGCMGSGPARCKKCARGYRLRGSKCIDIDECSERAIACPGLNEACTNEEGSFHCDCAQGFIRRDSICVENKLPTGPEKGLFDDMTEDEVLVLQQMFFGVVICALATLAAKGDMVFTAIFIGGVAAMAGYWFTEKGDYMLDGFLKGR, encoded by the exons ATGTGGTGTGACTGGTCTTCGCTGCCTTTACTGGTACTCGTCTGGGAACTATCTGTGGTTAGAGTAGAGACGGCACCATGCCAGACCTGCCACAAACTTACTGACAGCTTCATTAAG GGCTTGGAAGTAACGTCCAGTAAGAACTTTGGCGGTGGCAACACAgcgtgggaggaggagaagctagCTAAATATGCACGCAG tgagaccaggCTGCTCGAGATTGTCGAAAGTGCATGTGAGAAGACTGACTTTGAATGTAACCAGCTGCTGGAGCAGATCGAGGACCAGGTGGAGACGTGGTGGTTCCACAG ACAGCAGGAGGCCCCCGACCTTTTTGATTGGCTGTGCATCGAGGAACTGAGACTCTGTTGTCCACCAGGACGCTATGGACCTCAGTGCAAAG AGTGTCTCTCCGGTCCGGGGGGAGTGTGCGGAGGCCTGGGCCGCTGTGAAGGCGAGGGCACCCGTCTGGGGGACGGAGGGTGTGTCTGTGACCCGGGATACTCGGGCCAGCTGTGCCAGAACTGTGGGGATGGCTACTACAGAGAGAAGAGCTCTAATCACAGCACGGCAGCTTGTGCAG cCTGCTACCATTCATGTAATAAATGCTTGGGGCCACAGGATTACAAATGCCTGAATTGTAAACCAGGCTGGATCCTCCACGACAACAAGTGTATAG ACACTGATGAATGTGGCACCGAGTTGGCGCGCTGCCCCACAAATACCTACTGTCACAACACCGATGGGTCGTACGAGTGCAGAG GCTGTGACCAGGCATGTGTGGGCTGCATGGGAAGCGGGCCGGCCCGCTGTAAGAAGTGTGCCCGCGGTTACAGGCTCAGAGGATCCAAATGTATTG ACATAGACGAGTGTAGCGAACGGGCGATAGCGTGTCCGGGGCTGAACGAGGCATGTACCAACGAGGAGGGCTCCTTCCACTGTGATTGCGCTCAGGGCTTTATCCGACGAGACAGCATCTGTGTGGAGAACAAGCTACCCA CGGGACCAGAGAAAGGTCTCTTCGACGATATGACTGAAGACGAGGTGCTGGTGCTGCAGCAGATGTTTTTTGGCGTGGTGATATGTGCGCTGGCGACACTTGCCGCCAAGGGAGACATGGTCTTTACTGCCATCTTCATCGGAGGCGTGGCGGCGATGGCTGGCTACTGGTTCACTGAAAAGGGAGATTACATGCTTGACGGCTTTCTGAAGGGACGCTAG
- the wu:fl23c11 gene encoding uncharacterized protein wu:fl23c11, giving the protein MSRCAPPFHCLPPAPLFLLLLFSTGGALDVVDQASRLFCSKGLTDCSVTEVSLYSFPFEDQELTVDVERVDLNVVLCCSDREDCKPCLQILIAIQGEDLEHEKQESEKSMEPGNEEEERFGTKQQGEGSGGVSGLSNPTASVKVCLSSPGIGYCKAVEFRPVKRFQKHVPEHRLWLMLREEVKFGNPVVVQVHSRSRKCFNLTVPSLEEVCLLNLDASVKDCHAPRLEVVADSETDQIILRLDITDPYTETVLYQKFWNDMPGEVLEWPKGQKEINIATNAVAPCLCFQVWLKGKPLRRRSCPFKNLQGIIEKMQTNVTVSMSVAPLRGANHGSTRQATALSWNVTAPCRLKGEVWLCKKDSAGGVCEEVTGSRQSLYNHTDDGWRATANGHWKNGEFVNMSSHPTLCIQVMLHGSHSNLEPHCPFAEPRWRWSLLIFFGLLLMCMSLLGAYLLQGLLKGYAWRWFKESDVKGMVAGSHVVLLHQADGGMALPVLLSRLGSSLQALGFSVSLDLWSQTELAVLGPVPWLHSQLDRVQRQGGKVVLVLTQAAWARADEWGGQGWEKGGAKSRESREDGEEEEEEAGKGSPVASKHVDAFSASLSCVLADYMQGRAGERFLLVQFESLPPQAPGSNRPLPELFRGLYLHCLPSQSLAFLTDLAGGRHGSSASARRKKAGKLRVASRVLARGLAGAGVTILRLAVLPQDCVRPGEEDTSESVPLQPYATTPPSSPDTGPKEAGLAWV; this is encoded by the exons ATGTCTCGTTGCGCGCCGCCGTTCCACTGTCTTCCACCAGCACCACTGTTTCTCCTGCTGCTGTTCTCGACGGGGGGTGCGCTGGATGTGGTGGATCAAGCATCCAGGTTATTCTGCAGCAAG GGATTGACTGACTGCTCAGTGACAGAGG TATCTCTGTACAGTTTTCCCTTTGAGGACCAGGAGCTCACAGTGGACGTTGAACGTGTCGACCTCAACGTGGTGCTCTGCTGCTCAGACAGGGAGGACTGTAAACCCTGCCTGCAAATCTTAATCGCAATCCAAG GTGAAGACTTGGAACATGAAAAGCAGGAATCAGAGAAGTCGATGGAACCTGGTaacgaagaagaagagagattTGGCACAAAACAACAGGGAGAGGGAAGTGGTGGAGTGAGTGGGCTATCCAACCCAACAG CTTCGGTCAAGGTGTGTCTGAGCTCTCCGGGCATCGGCTACTGCAAGGCAGTGGAGTTTCGACCTGTCAAGAGATTTCAGAAACACGTGCCGGAGCACAGG CTGTGGCTGatgctgagggaggaggtgaagttTGGCAATCCTGTGGTAGTTCAGGTGCACTCCAGATCCAGGAAGTGCTTCAACCTGACGGTTCCATCCTTAGAAGAAG tGTGCCTCCTCAACCTAGACGCCAGTGTCAAGGACTGTCACG CTCCCAGACTCGAGGTTGTCGCTGATAGTGAGACAGATCAGATCATCCTTAGACTGGACATCACAGACCCCTACACAGAGACAGTCCTGTACCAAAAGTTCTGGAATGACATGCCTGGAGAGGTTCTTGAATGG CCAAAGGGCCAAAAAGAAATCAACATTGCGACAAATGCTGTAGCACCGTGCCTATGCTTCCAG GTATGGTTGAAGGGAAAGCCACTTCGTAGGAGATCCTGTCCCTTCAAAAACTTGCAAG GAATTATTGAAAAAATGCAGACCAATGTGACTGTGTCCATGTCCGTGGCCCCGCTGAGAGGGGCCAACCATGGGAGCACGAGGCAGGCTACGGCGTTGAGCTGGAATGTCACTGCCCCCTGCAGGCTGAAGGGAGAAGTGTGGCTCTGCAAGAAGGACTCCGCAGGGGGTGTTTGTGAGGAGGTTACTGGCTCAAGACAGAGTCTGTACAACCACACAGATGATGGCTGGCGAGCCACAGCCAATGGGCATTGG AAAAATGGGGAGTTTGTGAACATGTCATCGCACCCTACTCTCTGTATTCAG GTCATGCTACATGGGTCGCATTCAAACCTGGAACCACACTGTCCCTTTGCGG AGCCCCGATGGAGATGGAGTTTGCTTATCTTCTTCGGCCTCCTTCTCATGTGCATGTCTTTACTTGGGGCATATTTGCTCCAAGGACTACTTAAAG GTTACGCTTGGAGATGGTTTAAGGAGAGCGACGTCAAAG GCATGGTCGCCGGGAGCCATGTTGTGCTGCTGCACCAAGCGGACGGGGGGATGGCTCTGCCGGTGCTGCTGTCCCGCCTGGGCTCCTCCCTCCAGGCCCTGGGCTTCAGCGTGTCCCTCGACCTCTGGAGCCAGACGGAGCTGGCCGTGCTGGGCCCCGTGCCCTGGCTCCACTCCCAGCTGGACCGGGTCCAGAGGCAGGGGGGAAAGGTGGTGCTGGTCCTGACCCAGGCTGCCTGGGCCAGGGCGGACGAGTGGGGCGGCCAGGGCTGGGAGAAGGGCGGGGCTAAGagcagggagagcagagaggacggcgaggaagaggaagaggaggccggGAAGGGTAGCCCTGTCGCCTCCAAGCACGTAGACGCGTTCAGCGCCTCGCTGAGCTGCGTGCTGGCCGACTACATGCAGGGCCGCGCCGGCGAGCGCTTCCTCCTGGTGCAGTTTGAGTCTCTGCCTCCCCAGGCGCCCGGCTCCAACCGCCCGCTGCCCGAGCTGTTCCGCGGCCTCTATCTCCACTGCCTCCCCTCCCAGAGCCTGGCCTTCCTGACGGACCTGGCCGGGGGGAGGCACGGGTCGTCGGCGTCCGCGAGACGCAAGAAGGCGGGTAAGCTCAGGGTGGCGTCCAGGGTGCTGGCCAGAGGACTTGCGGGGGCGGGGGTGACCATCCTGCGGCTGGCAGTGCTGCCCCAGGACTGTGTCAGGCCGGGGGAGGAGGATACCTCGGAATCAGTGCCCCTGCAGCCGTACGCCACCACCCCTCCTTCAAGCCCGGACACTGGCCCTAAGGAGGCCGGGCTGGCTTGGGTCTGA